TTGCTATGATGTTTTGGATGCTGACAAGGATAATGAGGAAGCTGCAATTCTGATGATGAATGCAGTTTATCTGTTAGGTGATCTTACTGAAGCTCCAAAGGCATTGTATAGAGCACTTAATTGTAATAATGGTGAAATATTGACTCGAAACTGAAAAATTGTCTTTAAATCCAACAATAAGATTTAATATTTCTTTGTTTAATAATTAAATAGGTGTGATGGATATGGATGTAATAATATCTGCATTAATTGAAGCAAATAAATTATTAAACAAAAAGGATTATTATAAAGCCCTTGACTGTTTTGAATGTGTGTTAAATATAAATCCTACCAACAATCTGGCCATAATCGGGAAAACAATTTGTATACATTATTTAAAATCATTTGACAACATCAGCTTGATAAACATATATGAAGAAAAATTAAATGTTAACCTTAAACTTGCAGAGTTGTATGAATGCGGAAAATACGATGAAACAATAACCGAATGCAATAAAATATTAAAAAAAGACAAAAACAATTTTAACGCATTAGCTATTAAATTCTCAGCCCAGTTTGAACTCACCAAATATACAGAAGCACTGAAAACCTGTGACAAACTCTTAGAATTAGAACCGAATAATTTAGTAATAATATATGCAAAAGCCACCACATTATACAAACTAAACATTTACAATGAAGCTATTGAGTGTTATGATAAAATCCTGGAAGTAACTGATAATTTTAATGTTTTATTTTTTAAATCAGCATCATTGTTAATATTAAATA
This genomic stretch from Methanobrevibacter smithii ATCC 35061 harbors:
- a CDS encoding CDC27 family protein, encoding MDVIISALIEANKLLNKKDYYKALDCFECVLNINPTNNLAIIGKTICIHYLKSFDNISLINIYEEKLNVNLKLAELYECGKYDETITECNKILKKDKNNFNALAIKFSAQFELTKYTEALKTCDKLLELEPNNLVIIYAKATTLYKLNIYNEAIECYDKILEVTDNFNVLFFKSASLLILNKYEEALKYCNYALELEPENCDANGLKQLIKYKIAQK